CTTCATGTCTACAGAAAAATACTGCAACCCTCAAAAGCAGCCTGTTTCCAAAGGTAATTGGAAGAAGGGTAGTAATAAGTTTACAGCCTCAAAGAGGCAGTATTTCTTTTTGTATAGGAGCATCAGTTATAATGTTCAAGTTGATCTGTTTTGCAAGACCACTAAAAAGGAGTGACATTCTGTGAAAAACGTATACAACTCCAAAGAGGCAATTGGTTTTTAATGGTCTTGCAGTAAAATGTAATGAAAATTATATTACTCTTATGTAAATAAAAAAGTGGATCTAAAACTAGCCTAAAAGGCAGACACGTAAAACAGTGACCTTGAAAGGAGAGGTACTTTAAAAGGATCTGAAGTTCATATTTTTAGTGACCACTGAATTCATATGTATGTAGTAGTTTGAATGCTATTCTGTCTTTTCATAAAAGGCTGGAGTAATCAGGAAGTTAAACATGAATTTCAGAAATCAAGAGAATAAGAATGGAAATAATTTGTAAggactgcatttttttctttttttgccctTTGCTCTAAATAGAATTTGCTTTAGGAAAATACAGACATCTCCTGCACAGttcaaaactaaaaataatCTTTCCATAAGTTAAAACAATGAGACATGATCACCACATTTGCTGCAGTAGTAGTTTGGGAGTGGACATTCCAAGTCATGACTTGAAGCTTCTATTTGCTAATGCGGTAATAACAAAAGTCTTGGATAGACAGAAAGAggttttgtttctctcttttcATGCCTCTTCATATTATTCTATGTTTTGTTGCTATGATATTTTCAGAATTATGTTTTATAGATTCTGGTTTGTTCTACAAAATGTAGTATCAGGTAGAAAATCAAAGAACAACCCCCAGAAGTTTGTCTTTAACATGCAAGAATGTTACTtgtttgaaaatgtattttgaatAGAGAAAGACATCTATGCAATACTGGCAGAGGTGCTGATTCCTGTTTCCAGTCTGAACAAGTTAAGTGGATAAAAGTTAAGTTGTCTGAAATTGTGTAAACAGACTATATATCAGAGTTTAAAGGGAGCAGggtttaaaattgaaaaaaaaacctgtgtcCCAGATACAATAATCACATTAGAGATCATCATAAAGGAGTAAATATAAGGAATTTTGTGCCCTGACAGTTTTGCATGATGTATATATTGTAtgagatatattttatttttttgcataaAATATATACCCCATGATTTTTAAAGTACATTATGTACGTATTGGTATATGATTTCTCAttatgtttcatttttatttaagcaGAACTTAATTATTTAATCAGTAGAATATTTAACTAAATCTGAATTCCAGAATATGGTCCTTTAGAGCTGtcagcttttttaaaattaataaatctgCTTATTTTTGAAAACTGCTTTAAGATCATTTTACAAAGATCTCACGTGATCAGGTAGTAATGTGAAATAGCAAATGCAAAGAATCACAGATTTGATATTAACCTTCTAATTCTTGTGTTGGTCTTGCAGCTGTACCTGAAAGTTCTGCATCAGCTGTTGTAGGCCGAGCCATTTCCCAGAGTGTGGCTGTGGATGAAACCATAATGCCAACTGCTGCACATAGCAGCACCTTATACATAGCTGATACAGAGGAGCAGACATGGTAAAGTATTCATGGCAATTTCTAAGCTAATACTTGCAAATAAAGCAGTCTTTTATGGCAGAGGAGCTCTGTCATTGCCATGGGGAAAGATATGCAGGGTTAGAAGTGCCATTCACTGAATTGCTGTCACTTGTCTGCAGTGAGATCATTTCTGGTTTTGAGTACTAGATTACAGAAAGTATCCCATAGGATTTAGATGAATTTCAAATACACATGAAGATACTGTATATCTATCTTGACTGGCTGAACTATTAAAAATTTTCAAGCCGTTTCACAATTATAAAAATGTATTGATCATAGCATGTTTCACAGTTTGTTTTTAGCACATTGTTTACAAGTTTATTCAAAGTACAGGTAtagcttttttaaaaagtgtatcTGTGATTGGGTGTATCTCTGGTAACCTCCCTGTGTGTCATTTAGTATTTCTTTCCTCTCTAACCTAGTATGGATATAGAGAATACTTCCCACGTGCATAGACAAAGGAAAATGGCTTTCCAGGATAcaactggaaagaaaaacagtggcACAAGTGGCAGTGTAAATGCAGGAACATCGATGCCTAGAGGGAGCAGAACATCTGGATTCAGTCAAAGAAGTCAGCCTGTCTCACCATCTAAAATTCCAGAAGCTGGCAAACCTCGTGAGAGTGCTTCATGTCATCCAAACTCAATTAGAAATTACTTCCAGGTTTCCAGAAAAAGGTACTTGAAATGTTCTTGCCATTACTTCTCTTACTGGTATGTTCATGATGTTTCTGGAAAATTTTAACTCAAGCAATGTACTTTAAATTTGACATATACTTGAAAAGGTAATTTTTAGATCAAATTCCTAGAATAGAAAGCTCTTCCTCAAGGGTACTTTAAATTTCACAAGACAGTCCCTAAAACAGAAGCTGTTATGTTGTAGGTACAGCTAATCATACTCAAAAATGCTtttgtaatttctttcttttgtaatttatttctgGCTAAGGGAAAGAtctgaagaagaagaaacatCTGTACCCAAAATAGCCAAACTGGAGGAAAGGTCATTGCCTCTTCCCAAGAGCACTGAATCCACAACTTCATTGATGTGCAATAGTGAAGCAAAACAGCATCAACAGAAAAATAACATCCTTGACCCAAACCCAAATTTTGCAGAAGACAGGGGTATGAAGCCTATGAGGGAAAGTGTCAAACTAACAAGCGATAGAACAGACACTAAAACCTCTTCTAGAGAAAATCATGCaccaaaaaagagaaaggagttAGATGATTTATCTGAAGACACAGAAGCACTAGAAATTGTATTTGGAAGTGGAGACGAAGACTGGGAAGATCAAATGGCAGATCATGACCAGGAAGCTCAAAGAAGTAAACGAATAAAACAGTGTTTGGAAGCCAAAGGAAGCAGGATTCCAGAAGTAACTGTAAATCAGCAAGAGGAGAATAAAGTGTTGGTAAGTTTTATATTATTCTCAGGTGCCTAATCTTGAAATTTGCAACTTTGTTAGAAGGATGCAATTAACTCCTTTAAGGAGGAGGTTGCCTGCATAAACAAAGTGGCTCTGTAAAATTTGTTTGCTTACATCTCATACATTGATTTTTAGTTCAGAATGATTCATCTTTTACATGTGAACATTGCAGTTTTACACCTACCTAAATGGTTTTTCATtcttctgggaattttttttccttgcttattGAAAGCTGCTTGTATTCtgaacatttcctttttttttttttgctttatataCGGTAAGTAGAATAGGAGAATATATTTGTAGTCCAAGAAAAATTTGGACTGCTTGTTGCTGTGTTAATTACAGTATTGTTATTTATACTAAGATAGTACTCAATTatatttttgtaattattttctaAAGAAACTTCTAGTTGACCTCTTCTGTTGAGTACCACAGTAATGTCCAATGTCTTTTGAGTCTTTTGATATTGTGTGAAAGTTTATTAAAATTCCTGTATGAGAAATTTAAAACCAAAGCcaacaaaaacaacagcaaaaccaaaacacagctTGTGTTTTTGTgattattttcctgtttctgtttttGACACTAAGGAAATTTTCTAAGAGGTATGAAGAAAACCATACATCTTGAGTTAACAATGGTCATTTtgttggaaaaaaagaaaagcagatttgtaaaggaaaataatattaaGAGGTCTAGAGTGTTAACAATACaacagaaataagaaaaaaaattttttgttgtttatttagAATATATATACTTTAGCACTTACTGTCCAGTCCATTTACAGTGTAGGCAGTGTTTCAGTGTTTAAAAGTTTGAATGCATGATTAACTGGAATTCGCAAGATTCCTTGGACCACATAAGAATGACTAATTCTCTATGCATCCTTAGGTGAGAGCAGCTTGACACCTTGTTGATGCTTTACTGGAGCTTGCTTGTGGCAAAGTGTGAACTTTAACTTCATTATAATgctctttttttgtgtgtgttacTAACAGGCAAACTTTAAAAGACAAGTCCTGTGATTTAGAGAATTTTGTCTCTTGCTTTTTACACTATCAGGCTGTAGACCTTTTTATTAGGTCTGAGCATACTGGGCGACTAAAATTGGTGCTTGCAATAGTCTATTGAATTTTGTTGCTTGGTGCTTGGAAAGTTTTTCTAGTCTAACTTCTTGTCAGGattctgaaggagaaaaataatcttATGTGCAACTAAACTGGTACTTCAGCAGCTAAATATGCACTTAAAGATTTCTGCTGAAAAGAAGTCTTTTCATAGTTTAATAATGACTTACTTTATTAATGTAAAATACATTTCCAGTCGACTGGGAAGGAGATTTCATGATAAAGGTCCCCAGGCAAATTTGATAACTGCTTTCTCTAAGTACAGATGCACCTTGTGTATCTGACAAGACAAAGAATGTGAGCAGTTGACTCAAAACCTACAAGGTGCATAAAGATGATTTGGTATTTTATCAActattgaaaataatttatgtAATGCAAACCTAGTTTTAAACTGTAGGACATAATCAACGTGCAGAACACTTTCTTCTGGTAATGAAATGTCCTTTCTACACATACGTGCACTTCAAATATCAAATtgaaaatgcttctttttatATTCAAAAGCTTTTACAGTTTTCCAGAACCTGACAGAACTTTGAAGATTGTATAGATGGACAAAACTTCCTAGTGtataaggaagaaaggaaaaaaaacaagtgaACAAATACTAGTGATGTTTTAATAGAGAAAATCTCCAATGATTGTTACAATGTgcataaaatcataaaaaattTAATGTACAGGGCAATTTATTTCCTGTCTAAAAATTTATATTGATTTGAATATGTTTATTCTACCATAAAGACCAGAAAGCAATTCTATGTAATtaaatttccatttcatttcagttttatatttaaaataatttttaatcaaATAGAAAGAAGAGGAACTTGGATCAGTACTAACTTCAGAAATGAAAAGTAATATCAAGCAGGAGTCTCCAGTCTTGGTAAGGAGCCAGCTAATTGTAAGTGTGAACAGCAAACTTTAAGAAGCATTACAAGAACACATCAAAATTCTGCTCTTCATAACATAGTATTTTTGGATCCTGTTTCAGGGTAAAGGAAGTTTGGAGGATTGCACTCCTTAACATAATCATATGTAAATTTGAATAGTGCAGTCCTGCTTGTAGACTGTGAAGAAAAGTAGTTCATCTGTCTGCTTCTGTAATGGCATTTGGTGGATACTTAAAGGTGTCTGAAACTACATGTCACTGTATTAACTCTTTGCTGTGGTTAGTAGTTGTACTGATGATTTTCTTGGATTACTACTTAAAGACCTGCGAGGGATGTAATCTTGTCTGCTGGAAGATCACAAGTAAAATGGAAGAGAGGGAGCATTGGAAAAATAGATGTCATATACAGTGATTAACAGTAGTGTGCTGATTTTCTGTAGGTGagatgaaggaaggaaggagaggagaatTGCTTGGAGTGGCAGTGAGGCAGAGGAAAGGAGACTAGGCTGAAtgaaactgaaattaaaaaagtTCTGAAGAGATAGAATGTAGCTAGTCAACAAGGGGCAGAATAATACCATTTCACctacatacaaaaaaaaaaaaaaaacaattagaGGGAATGCTGAGCAGGTATACCAAAGTGCCGGATCAGCTCAGATTAAAGGACTTACAGTTATATTTTACTGTAAAGCAGTTGTACTGCATCTGGGCTAGCTGTCCTTGAACATAGTTCTGTGTTACTTGTGAGCTTGTCCTGTGCCCAGACTCCTTTGGAATCCACACAGATGTAGCCCCAGGCAGCAGAATGTGCATGCAAACTTGCTGACGTATGAGCATTCTCATGGACAAGAAAAATCTAATATATTAATCAAATTCAACTTACAGCCCTAAAGTTGGGCAGATATCTGTAGGCTAGAATTGAGCTAAAGATGTTCAACTTTGTCTGCCATGGAGCATTTAAATACGTATTTAAAcacaagcaaaacaaacttACTTCATTCATAGTATATAAGGAGGCTGAGAAGTCTGTACATCATCTTAGCTTCTAGCACTGCTCCTGCTTTCCCTCACTGTTTTGTAATGCTAACTTTTGTTTAGCTCTGCTTATGATAATATCTCTGCAGTTTGTACTGTTAGATATGCTGTATGTCTGTTCACACACCTGAAtgattcttcctttttcttcccacATAAGAACCACAGCAAACTGCAAGATGAGTCCAGCAATCATCCTAGCAGGCTTCTGTTGACAGAGTTTAGGTCACTGGTTGTCAGCCATCCAAGACAGAACAGTCATCTCCCTGGAAATAACAGCTatgggggaaagaaaaatttcaaaatgttCAAAAAGGTTGGTGTGTTTTTTGAATGGTCACAAGATGGCACTATTAAAAAATACTAAGTGTTGCCTTCTCATTGTAGAAATGTGTTactaaagatttttttataaattgATAATaactaaagaaagaaagaatttaaaTACCATATTATACTGTAAACAGTACTTTGTTAGTTGGCTGAAGAAGTGCCAGGTTGACAAAGGCTTACCTTGTGCTAGATTATGTAGATACTTGTATTCCCTGTTCCAAGCTGTTACTTGGAATAAGTTGTTAAGTGATAGCTACTGTAACTTCAGTTATACTTCCAAAAGCTAGCAATCCCACTTCTCCAAAGACCTGTATACACAGCATAGTCTGATTCAGAATCTCCCATTTTAACTAATAAATCTTGGATTTAGAAATAGAACTAAAGCTTTACCATAAAGAAGGCAAGATGATTGCTTGCTTGGGTTCTGGAAGACAATTGCAAAATGATTCTTAGTGTTCAGTGTAAAAATACCACTTCAGCttatattaaaaacaaaataaaaagtaaaatcatATGGTATGAGATGACTAGAAAGGCACTTCAGTAAAATACTATATATAGAATGTGATCAGATAATACTACTTCCTGGGAGTATGCTCTCATTTTTAGataatgttttaattttctgaTAGTAGTTTCTTTTCCACTGTTTTGTTACAGATGCTTATGCCATCTGACAGTAAAATATAAACTGATATTTATCAATATTTCAAACTCCACTTAATGCACTATGAAATTAACTTATCAgatgtatttttgtttgtttcttttggtAAAAGGAGGGAGTTAATAGCTTTCTGTAAATGCTTTTTTAACTTCAGTCACTTTTAAATATGATCTTTCAATGTTAATCAAAGGAAGACTGCCTGACTATTCTGTGATATCTGAATagactttctgaatttattAAAATAGATCTTTTATTTGCAATATGTTTGCCTTGTATTGTAAGAATTTATTGTCCAACAGGTAGCTTACCCTGGGGCAGGACAGCTTCCACTCATTATTGGAGGATCAGATTTGATTGCTCACCATGCTAAAAAGAATTCAGAGCTAGAAGACTGGTTAAGGCAAGAAATGGAggtaagaaattaatttttaaatgtgatCAAATAAAAACTTGAGTAATGTCAGTGATCATACCAACCTGTGATCATTACTGGAATACtttaggattttattttttagataAAACCTCAGCTGGTTAGTCATTCACACATGCTCATGGAAGCATGTACAGTAGTAAAGTTACTGAATGTCAGAGGTCAGTGGTAACACTCATCTTTTTCTGGTTATTTAAATTCATTTGGCATGCAACACTCATGTAATCAGAAGTATTTATAGAAAGCAAAATCAGTAACCTAAATGAGAACAATCTTTTGATGAGTGAAATAAGTGCCATGTAAACTCGTGACTTGTAAAAATGTGACAAGGAGCTGGGAAGAATTTCTGTATGGCTAACTGTGTTCAGATAGTTCTACAGTACAGTTGATATTCTGCCCTTGAATAGAACAGAAAATGCATGAGTAAAACTCTGCTGGAGTATACTGAAGAGATGTAGTAAgaataaatttaatattttttcttttgtgcatCTCTTTAGATATAGAAGTCCTAAAAAACCACTTATCATGGCAGTTCGTTAACACTTTCATTTTCGGATAGTTTCTTACAAATACTTGCTGATGAGTCATATTGTTTCCACAGCCTGATTGAGATGCAGTTGCATCAGCACTTCTTATCTCATTTTTTTAATCCCTGAATATAGATAATGCTAATTATAATTCCCCTTATACACAAATAAtcagatttaaaaaattatatttctatattGGTGCTTAAAACCTAAAAACCACATTTCTGACCAAAATTGACACCTTTCACAAACTATTCCATTTCATTAGCAGTAGCCAAATTTGGGTAGTGAAATAACTTGTCTAATGTGAATATGCGCTAAATGGAGTACCTAGAGAGAACTTACTTTGGGGAAAACTGTGTTAGTGCAGGAATATTGTTTTTCTAGATGGCTCATTAGAATTATCCTTAACAATCAAATATTAAATCAACTTTCTCAGGAACAGAACCGACAGGCAAGAGAAGAATCACTTGCTGATGATCTCTTTAGGTAAGACTTTTATGTTTGTACTTAAAAATGTGTATGTTTTGGATCAGATTTTTTGGACAAATTTTGATTTTGGAAGAGATTACTTTGACTATTCTTTACAAAATTTCATGTATTCTCATATATAAAATGTAGTCAGAAGTGGTTTAGCAGtttctctggggaaaaaaaccaacttatTCAGGCTTCATTTAACATGGAAAATGGGAGGAGGTGAGTTGGAggagaaaacacaaaaagatGTTCATGACTGTCAGCATCTCTGTAGCCAGTCACAGACAGGGTTGAAGCTGCTGTTGTTCTGATGAGAGATTTCCATCAGGTATCATCTCCTACTCCTATCTGCTTTATCTCCCCACTCCTGCCCATAGAATCCATATCAAATCCATAGAATCTTCCACAGAATTTGCTGTCCAGAAGACAGTTAAGCATTAGAGCAATCATGTTACAATGCTATAACAATAAAATCAAATCACTGTTTTGAGAGTTAATTCAGGGACCTCATTTTGTTTTGCAAAATTTCATTACTTTCTATGTTTTTTATGTGAAGAAACAGCTGACCAGTGTTTGACTTCTCACCTCTCATGAATTTCTAACTAACACCAAAAGTTGTGCATTTGAGTAGAGAAATGTATGTGGTGAagaaaggttttttttgttttttttttttctgattcatTTTCAAACAAACATGATACTAACATGCTAATACATGTTAGAGCATTCAGAAAATCTTACTGCATTAACAACTTGCTCTATTCATTAACAGTTAATAATGGagcatttattttaaagggTATACATTTAATTTTTGAAGTCTGAGTTGTATAGCAAGAACAGTGACCTCTAATACCTTTCTAGATACATGGTGATGTAATTTTGCTCACAAGATGTCACATTTTTTTGTCTAAGCATAAAGTCTTGATGAATGAAAGCAGAATTAGTGGAAGTAAAACTACCTGATCATTCAGATGTGTCTGTAAGTTATTCATGCATGAATACAAAACACATCACAATTTCAAAGAAATGACAGGAATTTGGGAGATGAAGCACAAGTGGAGAAGACCAACGGATAGCAGTGTTAAGTAGAGTCAAACTGTAAGCATATTGCAGTAAATCAGTAACTATTTAGTATATCCAGAAAGTAGCTCTAAATTTCTAAGTCAGTCAGAAGCTATATAAAGGGCAAGGTAGGGTGAGGATCTGCTTTAGGTAGGAGtaggaagcagcagagaggtTTTGTCTGAATGAGTTGTGGCCAAATGTAGATCAGCATAAACGTACAGgaccccttttccttccctcctctcttGTTTTTTGTGGTGTCCTTTTCCAGTAAAGAGCTTAGTGTTGGGACATTAAAGGCTTGGAAAAGCTTGTTCATGCATCAGATTTAAAGGTTGTAAGTAGTTAGGAAATCTGAAAGTTTCATTAAGAGTTATCTTAAGTTCATACAGAGGTTCTTCTACCTCATGCATCCTTCATTCTGATAGTAGTAACTATGGTTAATTATAGGAGTGCAGTCAGAGAAAGGACTGAGCACTGGCTATTCCCTTGTTATGAATGTGTAATAAAGCTGTTTGCATCACATTGTCTATCTATATAAACTTTGAATATCATTGTTTTACTTATTTGTgacacagattttatttttttgttgcaGATATGATCCTAATGTGAAAAGAAGAAGATAAATTGTGACCTGGATTTACAGTGTTTCTCTAGCAAAACCTGCTTTCTGTTCCTTAGGTTTTCTGGTTACAGTGTGTATGATGTTCCTATATGTGACCATTTGAATGTCTCTTATTGTAAGACATGTTTACTAAGTCTTacttttattaaagaaaaagaaaagttccTTTCAGTGCTTGGTACTTACAGATTGCACCATTGTCAAGACCTTCCCATTAGTTACTTCAGAGTAATGCTCAGTAAAATACTGTAGATACTTAGGATTTCATTTTAGGCTATTTCTAATGTTTGGTTATCGGAACTGttttgggaaaaaaggaagTTAGCATCaggctattttttcttttttcagaaagGCTTTGTTAATTAGGCATTTTCAAAGGTATTATCTTAAGAATTGAAAATCTATTGAGGCTGAGATGCAACTGGTATTTGATCATGATATGATATGGTTGATAAGATATAATCATTATATGATTCATAATGAACCATTTCTCTGTGGTTCATTTTATAGAGCATATGCTATTTTTACTGGTACAGAGTATCTTGGAACTGAAAAAACAgcttctttttctcttgcttGAACATATTTTCATTTACACCTTTAAATCTGTGTGGTTGAATGTTCTTTTGTGAAAACCCACTTCCAAGGCAGACAAAGTTTTAAAGAGCTGTTACACTCCAGTTTGGAGTTCTATAACCCATTTCTTTCTCTCATGCCTTTACTTTTTGCAATCACTGTGTATAGTTTGATTGACAGGGAAAG
This genomic window from Zonotrichia albicollis isolate bZonAlb1 chromosome 1, bZonAlb1.hap1, whole genome shotgun sequence contains:
- the NBN gene encoding nibrin isoform X3, giving the protein MWKLVPASGKGEPYRLLSGVEYVVGRRSCTILIQDDQSISRSHAVLTVSRPETSPSQSLTVPVLTVRDTSKYGTFVNGSKLNGASVSLQSGDRINFGVFESKFRVEYEPLVVCSSCLDVAQKNALNQAIQQLGGLVVNEWTKECTHLVMVSVKVTVKTICALICARPIIKPEFFSELIRAVQSRQQLPNHVSFYPPVDEPSIGSENLDLSEHHERKKIFSGKTFVFLTAKQHKKLGPAVVLGGGEVKLMTEGRKEMPLLLSPEVCVVDVGLANSQISGSDSMTNWTDSILTDLESKNLRTIPEAEIGLAVIFMSTEKYCNPQKQPVSKAVPESSASAVVGRAISQSVAVDETIMPTAAHSSTLYIADTEEQTCMDIENTSHVHRQRKMAFQDTTGKKNSGTSGSVNAGTSMPRGSRTSGFSQRSQPVSPSKIPEAGKPRESASCHPNSIRNYFQVSRKRERSEEEETSVPKIAKLEERSLPLPKSTESTTSLMCNSEAKQHQQKNNILDPNPNFAEDRGMKPMRESVKLTSDRTDTKTSSRENHAPKKRKELDDLSEDTEALEIVFGSGDEDWEDQMADHDQEAQRSKRIKQCLEAKGSRIPEVTVNQQEENKVLNHSKLQDESSNHPSRLLLTEFRSLVVSHPRQNSHLPGNNSYGGKKNFKMFKKVAYPGAGQLPLIIGGSDLIAHHAKKNSELEDWLRQEMEEQNRQAREESLADDLFRYDPNVKRRR
- the NBN gene encoding nibrin isoform X1; this encodes MWKLVPASGKGEPYRLLSGVEYVVGRRSCTILIQDDQSISRSHAVLTVSRPETSPSQSLTVPVLTVRDTSKYGTFVNGSKLNGASVSLQSGDRINFGVFESKFRVEYEPLVVCSSCLDVAQKNALNQAIQQLGGLVVNEWTKECTHLVMVSVKVTVKTICALICARPIIKPEFFSELIRAVQSRQQLPNHVSFYPPVDEPSIGSENLDLSEHHERKKIFSGKTFVFLTAKQHKKLGPAVVLGGGEVKLMTEGRKEMPLLLSPEVCVVDVGLANSQISGSDSMTNWTDSILTDLESKNLRTIPEAEIGLAVIFMSTEKYCNPQKQPVSKAVPESSASAVVGRAISQSVAVDETIMPTAAHSSTLYIADTEEQTCMDIENTSHVHRQRKMAFQDTTGKKNSGTSGSVNAGTSMPRGSRTSGFSQRSQPVSPSKIPEAGKPRESASCHPNSIRNYFQVSRKRERSEEEETSVPKIAKLEERSLPLPKSTESTTSLMCNSEAKQHQQKNNILDPNPNFAEDRGMKPMRESVKLTSDRTDTKTSSRENHAPKKRKELDDLSEDTEALEIVFGSGDEDWEDQMADHDQEAQRSKRIKQCLEAKGSRIPEVTVNQQEENKVLKEEELGSVLTSEMKSNIKQESPVLVRSQLINHSKLQDESSNHPSRLLLTEFRSLVVSHPRQNSHLPGNNSYGGKKNFKMFKKVAYPGAGQLPLIIGGSDLIAHHAKKNSELEDWLRQEMEEQNRQAREESLADDLFRYDPNVKRRR
- the NBN gene encoding nibrin isoform X2, with the protein product MWKLVPASGKGEPYRLLSGVEYVVGRRSCTILIQDDQSISRSHAVLTVSRPETSPSQSLTVPVLTVRDTSKYGTFVNGSKLNGASVSLQSGDRINFGVFESKFRVEYEPLVVCSSCLDVAQKNALNQAIQQLGGLVVNEWTKECTHLVMVSVKVTVKTICALICARPIIKPEFFSELIRAVQSRQQLPNHVSFYPPVDEPSIGSENLDLSEHHERKKIFSGKTFVFLTAKQHKKLGPAVVLGGGEVKLMTEGRKEMPLLLSPEVCVVDVGLANSQISGSDSMTNWTDSILTDLESKNLRTIPEAEIGLAVIFMSTEKYCNPQKQPVSKAVPESSASAVVGRAISQSVAVDETIMPTAAHSSTLYIADTEEQTCMDIENTSHVHRQRKMAFQDTTGKKNSGTSGSVNAGTSMPRGSRTSGFSQRSQPVSPSKIPEAGKPRESASCHPNSIRNYFQVSRKRERSEEEETSVPKIAKLEERSLPLPKSTESTTSLMCNSEAKQHQQKNNILDPNPNFAEDRGMKPMRESVKLTSDRTDTKTSSRENHAPKKRKELDDLSEDTEALEIVFGSGDEDWEDQMADHDQEAQRSKRIKQCLEAKGSRIPEVTVNQQEENKVLKEEELGSVLTSEMKSNIKQESPVLNHSKLQDESSNHPSRLLLTEFRSLVVSHPRQNSHLPGNNSYGGKKNFKMFKKVAYPGAGQLPLIIGGSDLIAHHAKKNSELEDWLRQEMEEQNRQAREESLADDLFRYDPNVKRRR